A segment of the Bactrocera neohumeralis isolate Rockhampton chromosome 3, APGP_CSIRO_Bneo_wtdbg2-racon-allhic-juicebox.fasta_v2, whole genome shotgun sequence genome:
CTAGCGGTTGTCCGAATGGTCGGTGCGTTGCGCCAGATACCTGTGAATGTAACGAAGGATATCTTATGAGCGCTTCGAACGTCTGTGATCCAGTTTGTACCAGCGGTTGTCCGAACGGTCGGTGCGTTGCTCCGGATATCTGTGAGTGCAGTAAAGCATATCTTCTGAGCGCTTCGAATGTCTGTGAACCAGTTTGTTCTAGCGGTTGTCCGAATGGTCGGTGCGTTGCGCCAGGTACCTGTGAGTGCAACGAAGGATATCTTATGAGCGCTCAAAACGTCTGTGATCCAGTTTGTACTAGCGGTTGTGCAAATGGTCGGTGCGTTGCTCCGGATACCTGTGAGTGTAACGAAGGATATCTTATGAGCGCTCAAAACGTCTGTGATCCAGTTTGTTCCAGCGGTTGTCCAAATGGTCAATGTATAACTCCTAATACTTGCCAATGTGTGGAAGGATATATATCCAACGCTTTGGATGTTTGTGAACCCGTTTGTTCTACTGGATGTTTAAATGGGCATTGCATAGCTCCGGAGAAATGTGAATGTTTAGAAGGATTTGCAAAAACCGAAATAGGAACTTGTAAAGCTGTCTGCCTGAATGGCTGTCTGAATGGTCAGTGTGTTTTACCGAATACATGTGAATGTCTTGCAGGttatgtatttaataaacaaaatgtttgCGAACCAGTTTGTTCAACGGGGTGTCAAAACGGCTCGTGTGTGGCGCCGGAAACATGCAAGTGTAACTTTGGATTTGCGATGTCCCCGCTTAACAGTTGTGAACCCGTTTGTGAAGGTGGTTGTGTTGACGGCAATTGCATTGCACCTGGAGTGTGCAGCAATAATCCTTTAGATTCGGTATTTAGTAGTAGCACTAGTGGCTATATTCTAACAACAACGTTATTGTCGAGTTCTTTTGATAATGACGACTATAGCGATGATGACTATAGCGATAGCGGGGAAGGAAGAGACGATAGCGAATCTTCTGGAGATAGCAGTGAGACCAACGCCTTTTTTGAAGCAAAGTATCATTGCAACCACCACTGTATTCACGGAACTTGTCTCGGCGATAGCTGTGTGTGCGACGAAGGTTATGAGCTGCAGTTACAGGAAGACAAAGATGTCTGTGTTGCCATCTTACCTGCAAGTACTGGAGTTCTGAAATCTTTTCGATTATATATCATACTCGGAGTGCTTTCCTTACCGCTGGCcctgctggtgttgttgttgatttgtcGGATCAGTTGCGAGAAGACGTATAATGTGGCGAAGAGAGGTAAGAACTGTTAAGCAGCTAAGCGCCACAGATAAGCATATTTTGTTCTATTAACTGTTACTTCTCTACTTACAGAAAACCAGATTGGTCTGAAGAACATGTCGCGGAACGTGGACATAGTAAGAGTACCTTAGTAAGAAGTACTTTGGGATCTGTTGATGTGTGTATATTACAacgttaatttttaaatgatcttcatatttgtaaataaatagtgTAGGTAAAGAAgcgtgaaaaaatattaataaaaatgctaTAAGTATCGTAATCTAAGTACAGTTACACTgtcataaatacaattttatactcAGAAACGTCTTTCTCTTCTATAGACTCAGTTAAAGCAAGCTGGAGGCAATATCAATCTGATATGGTACTATATGCATCCAGTTGCGGTACTCTTTAAACAGAATGCGTCCCCTTTAAccgttttaagtaaatttattttcgaaaacaaatcttcttaaaactaaaaagcgAATTTTATTGACATTTCCGAAGCTATTTCAGTGCAAATACAAAATACTCGAAAAGGTTCTTTGCTATCACATCTTCGATTAGCTCTCCTCGCCATCCTGCACATTGAGGCCATCTTCTTCTCCCGCGCCTGGCATTACAATGCCGAACGTTGGGTTTTCTATCAACCTCACGCCGTGCTTCTCCCGGAAACGTCTGCGCGCATATTCACGATGCACCAATATCAAAGCCAGTCCACATAAGGCGATAAGTAAGAATGCCATTGTGCCGATAGTCCAGCGCGATACCGAGACGCCACTTTAATATTAAACGTAAAAACATTTCGtataattaaacataaattGTCGAGCTAGATTATCTAACTTACCTTAGCGCTATGTGTTCCTCCAAAGCACCCAACCCGGAAACACATGCGCCACGTCGCTCGTTGTATACCATACCTTCGATGCATTGACATATACCGTTTACATCGCATTTTCCATTCAAACAATTCCATTCGTTACAATAGGCCACGCAGACCGGCAGATCGGTGTCATTGCTCAGCTTAAGACGATAACCGAGATCACAACTGCAAGCGTTCGGTCCAATACATCTGCCGTGACCGCAGTCTTGTTCACATCTCGGCGCACATTCTGTGCGGCTGCCATTGAGGAACTTATACCCTTCCAAACACACGCACTCATCCGGCCGCAGACACTCAGCATTTATGCAAGTGTCTTTGCAGATCGCCTGACAACGGTGTGGTTCGCTGGCGTTCGTCACACGATAGCCATCGCTGCACTGGCACTTATTGGGCGCCACACACTTGCCATTCTCACACGACGGCCGACAATGTGCGACACAGTAATTGTGATGACGTGTCTCCGAATAGCCACTCCAGCATTCGCACATGTCCGGCTCCACACAATTACTATTGATGCACTGCGGTAGACAAATGGGATCGCAGATGTTGTTCGAACCTTTGCGTAAACGGAAACCCTCATAGCAACGGCATACACCGCCCGCCGCACAAATGCTGTTGATGCACTTCTGTGTGCAATGCGGCTCGCAACGTCCTGTCAACCATTTTTTCGTGTAACCTGTCTCACATTGGCAAATACCCGGAGCAATGCAGTGCCCATGTCCGCAGTCGAAATTACAAACTGGTTCGCATTCGTAGGACCGTTCCGGATTCGGACGATATCCGCTGAAACAGCGACAGGTGTCCGGTGCAGTACATGTGCCATGGACGCAGGAGTGCTTACACACCGGTATGCAAAGATAAAAGAGCAGCGATTGGTATCCCGGCAAGCAGCTGCACACACCTGGACTAACACATTCACCGTTCTTGCAACCACGCGGGCAGTGTGGTTCGCATTCTGTGAGTGAGCCATTCTTAAGGATGTAGCCCTCGTTGCAGGTACACGTATCGGGCGCGCTGCAGTGTCCGTTGATACAGTCCTTTGCGCAATTCGGTTGGCAAACATGCGTCTCCACCTGCGTATAACCCTGATGACACTCACAGCGGCCCGGTTCATTACAGAAACCATTCAGGCAGCCACGTGCACAAGTTGGCTCGCACACGGTGCGCGAATCATTGCGGTAGATATAACCCTCCAGACACGTACACTGGTTGGGTGCCGTACAGTGTGCGTTTACGCATTTGTCCATGCAGTTGGGTACACAGGCAAGTCCGATTAAGTTATAGGAGCCCTCCTGACATTTGCAGACATTCGGTGCGATGCAATAGCCGTTGGGGCAGCCACCCGGACACACCGGTTCACACTTACCCAATGTGCCCAGTCGCAACTCGTAACCGCTAAGACAGTGGCACTCATTGGGCGCTTTACAAACGCCATTCTCACAGGGCTCTTCACAGATAGGCGTGCACACGCCCAACAACTCGTTGCGCTCATAGCCGAAATTGCACGTACATTTATACGAAGCATCACAACGCCCATTGGTGCAATCCGTCAAACACCGCGTCTCGCATTCTGTGGCACTCCCATTAATGAAATTATAACCCTTATTGCAGTCACATTTCTCCGGCTCAACGCATTGTCCATTGATGCAGGGCTCACTGCATTCCGGCTCACAGACGGTGCTATTCTTCAGGTTGTTGTAGCCTTCGGCACAGAGGCATACATCAGGACGCACGCATTTGCCTCCCTTGCAGTCCACGCAGTTCGGCAGGCAATCTCTATGTGCGAGAAGAGAGCTTTAAATATGCACAAAATGGAGTTCACTCTTAAAAAACCTACCCAGTTTTTGCGTTCCTAACATAACCTTCGCAGCAGACCTCTTCCATGTCCGTGTACGTCTATAATCGGGGAAAATATGGGTTGGTAATAAAGGTTTCGCATAATTTTTGGTGCTCACCTCTTTGACTGTGCGTAGTACCAAGGGATTCTGAGTCGGCGTACAATTTGTGCACTTCACATCCACCGGATATTTGCGCATGGTCACGAGTGACACACGAGTTTTGGGCGTTCTGTGGTTGAAGAAAAAGTAgctatgaaaattaatttttttcagattctTAGATGGTTTCGAATATAGCAGAAGAAATGTGTCGTAAAACTTGCTCATCTTCGAGAGGTTGAAATCTGTAAGTAGCTAAAGTTACGCTCTCATTAGTCTTTTCGAAATCAACGAAGTTGTgatttttatgagtttttgaAAATGCGAAATTAGCCCCAAAAGAACTGCCTGTGATCTCTGCATCatttttatgccctgaacagattatattaagtttaccaaaAGGATTTGTCAGAGGccctttgaaatatatatataaattataagcgTAACTAACTATATAGTCGTGTCCGTCTGTCGTTTcattcatttgtatatatacgaactagtccttcagatATCGAACTGAACTTTCGCATCCGTCCTTTCCAAGCCAAGAAGCTGATCATTTTGCTCATTGCCAGGAATGTACGATATCGAATAATTACAGTTACAGGAATGTTAAGAATTTCTGAAGAATATAGTTGCGCTGCAACCGAAGTTAGCGTTTGTACTTGTTTCTTGATTACTTCTGTCCTAGTGGTCCcacaattaaatcaaaaataaatattatactaaaatttCCCATCCATTCCTTTCATAGTAGTCCAGAAATAACTAATAGTATTCCAAAATTTATCGTTGAATATGATGTGGATCTCATGGCGCGATTCGAAATTATAGTTACCGTTAGTATAATGGAACACGATGCCTCCTTACGATAATTAGTCGTCTGTCGAAATAAGCCACTTTCGATATTTCATTTTCctaattttatgtatatattcttcAATGAAGACAAACTTACGGCACTTTTACGACACATGCAGTTGCACATGTTGCCAGCAGCAGAAGGCCTACAAAAAGCTGGTAGTTTGTATGAGATTTCATTGTTTTCTCTCACTTAACAGTAATGATCACATGAGCCAAGAAAGtccgtaaaaaatatttgcacagaAACAACACTAAATTGCACAAATCGCTGTGATCTCGTTGGTTCCAAGGCGATTTCCTTGCACTTGCTTGCTTACTGAGCAGATCAGTCGCCTTCCGCGTCGGCACTCGTCGCCAGAATGAACAAATCTgttaaattatagaaattattGATAGCCATTTGTAGGCGCGCAGCACTGTTGGTTGGCAATCATTATCGGCTTATCTACGCGAAGAAGCGTCACTTAAATAAAAGAGtgccgcaaaaaaaaaaaaccaaaaagcgACAATCTGCTGCCGCAGAGGGCAATAGAGCGCAAAAATCAATGAACTCGGAAAACAACAGAGCAGTGCTCCTTTGGCAACGCATATatcaaaaacatacatacatatataaagtgaCATGTGTAATAGTGCTGTGTCTGCGGCAGCGCAAATCGGAAGACAGTTATCGGTTTCAGAGCAACTATTTTTACTATTACAAAGCTGCAAGTATCTATTTTTGCCTCCTGGTAAGACTTTTCTTTATTACATGGAATAAAACATCATATCGACACTTGAAAGAGTCATCTTAATCCATTTTCTGTTACGCTTTTCTGTGCCACAAGTGTGATAAACGCGAACAGGTCAATGGCAGACCTCAAAGAAAGCGGAATTCTAATTTAAGAACATGAATAGTGAGGAGTTTGGCATTGAATATTCCTTTGTTAATATAGATAAAGTGGTTGCAGCAAAAATAGTCGATGTTGGGGTATTTTCAGAAGTAGtttaatgtagcgcaacttaataaacataattttttgatttctgttctggtgcgtaaatatacagagaagatgagtttccaactcgtcaacacgccacgtatatctggccgtgtgaaaaacatagcatttcccgatttcattgtcaacgcaaaggcaattttctctggaaattgaatacgtttgaactgaaatggctgtcccttgtattcgataacagcgtcataatcagtcgggttccattacacagtttcggcgcatgaagattgtgaaacgtaataatgacagatccaactgtGAAACGCAATTtggaaccgcgagacgcacaacagtcggaaaactttcatgaattgcaatagtaaatatcctacaagcgctttattgcagttcacacccattcgatactgctgatctcatatcgttcaaggacaataaccgctatgttgctttctttggagacgtacttgcaaacgtatttgatcgatttcaccaatctgcaatattcaacattgacatgagttttgaatgtgaattagacaaaagtggtgAATATGGTACGATACATGTGTTGTCagcttcgatgtgttgttaacgccGATATTTACACCTCTAAATGCctaatgttctgccattgtcgtctggtgagcgacgccgatacagtgaatatccatcattcccatttccgtttccgaaagaaaagcacatgagtagtgtttcgtgcatttattgtcaaacatacaaacctaAGTGGAATTGTAAGGTttgcaaggtccatgaaccatattggttttcaccacttcgtataattctgtatctatctctgaatcatgAATTTCCGCTGAAGTggtttcatcaatttgatctggggtaatcaccatccgcatccaaagaagaatgtgtgcgtgcggcaaacattttttttgctactctacagaatacattcagcatctaacagcaccatatgtatataccataggttgcttcaagataaagaccatcaaacatcgcagctattgtttaataagtcgtgctgtgatatcgttagctgattgaccgcgatccataattccgcacgtatgtcatcgcattttgggagtacttcttgcctttccttgggctgccatacgttgatggcaaaaagaacgccgaccaatattagcgcgacctcttagtggcttcgtaacaaatttcaatatgcaattgttcacattgtgtgaaacacacataaagttttcactgaataattttaaataatttttcctttggatagccggaataaaaaagcaagcgatcaaaattgaacaattcaaataatttacaaatcacaatattgaaaaacaaaacaaacaaaaattgaaaaaaatgtgtatggaaaatgatactttttggaattgtccaattatccgacttctcctcaataaaagtataaggtattctgtttctaaacctttcccgatccacaacaaacaacctttcaatttcaagattggttcaaccgttctcttagtttTACTAACAaccaaacattcatttttattgtaacgtttatatggggaaaagaaaagggctgtttttaggtgttttccggaaattattcgaatttttctcgccgtaaaaaccttCTTTGAACTTCagcgaacatttaagaaaaagaattggccaaattggtccaggcgttattgagttatgagcgtacatacattttgacgattcatttttaattatatacatatcgctcatttgctgcaacgtcgtcataactcaaaaaacgtgatttttgagttaaggatgcagaattgttcgttatatcatacttcatgttgagtgaaaaattcatatgaatacctcttatatgctccgcttgagaagagaatatgattcctgtcttccgtgtaaggttggagtcagttgaaaacttttaacgcgttttctggcaaatcgatttttttgacttatgccggtcttgcagcaaatgagcgatatgtagatatataaatattagggtgcttcaaacatttttttttgaatttactttcaactcttacccctcaaatgttagtgattgacaaacaaaaaatcatccctcaagccaggcgctgtagcttaactctaaggttCGCTATGTTTTCAACGTTCAAaacgtttgatgatgaatgctaagtttcttagcgatgtcatgactGCTAATGCTATTTTCcaggtcaatcttttccataatttcatcgactttttcaacgataggtcgaccagagcgagctGCATCTtttacatcgaaatttccagaacgaaagcgagcgaaccacAGATTTCATTGCTGGCTTGCGTGGTATTCTTCTATAGCGACTTTCTTCATTATTTCCACTCATTTCTAAACTGCTGTAACTTTTTGTCAACTTCcctgcatttaatttttttgactaaatgaagcttaaaatctcacctttccaacaatatatggcatctattgacaaaatgcgaaaatacCTTTTCGACACcctatataaaaatttcttttttcagttttggTGACTTTAATATTTCGATCGACCATATTTCCAACGGATGTTAAAAAAATGGTtctaatttcttttctatactTGATATGATGTACAACGTGCATAAAAAAGCAATAATGTCCGCTTCAAATTATTCACATAccaatttttcatactttttccTGTCAAGATTCGTAGAAGTTTCTTTTACTATCCCAGATATATGTAGTCCCCTTCACATTTTCAGTTTACTGGTCTTGGTAACTTCTCTCAAATTCTGtttatctttttatttccaCCTCTGAAAGGTTTGAGAAAAAATGGTGTGAGGGTATGAGAATTGTTCTAAACATCTGAGgatcaaaaatattatagtCATCCCTCATGAATCATTGCTTTTGTTCTTAAAAGTTAACGGTGCATagattaaaattatgaaaatggcGCATGCCGCATGCCGTCAGCagactttatacatatgtagatatgtatatacatatgtacgcaaaTATTGTACGAATATTATGAACTAGCTTGAGCTTGCTTAAATGTCTGTATGTAAGGAGTTAGAATGTGAACAATGAAATGCGGAATTTTATAGCATTCTCTTCTTATTGCCGCCTGCTAAGAAGTactgcatttgtatatatagtatgtattatacTGTAGTCtttgaagtttatatttttgtgctattttatgtaatttgatttttatattccaGCAAGATCTTCCTTAAGAGTATAAAGCTTTTATCTTAGtggtaataataaatatacttcAATTTAGCCATGGCCCTATGTCTGCAGATCAAGGAGTTACTTACTGATTTGTGGGAACCGCCGGTATCGGACCATAAGCTCGAGATATATTCAAGGCATTTTGCATGGGTTATAGTACAAGgcaataatgaagaaattgtcAAAATTGTTTCACTAATAGCAtaaagcttccatacaaactgacggatcaagttcttgtaagaaatgTTTTGTAttagtgaagggtattataactaGCTTAAGTTCagttttcaatatatgtatttcctcTTCGCTGGAACTTGGCGCtggattacatttttttaagtggAATATGGAATTAGTGGTGTAACACAATTCAAGTtgcgataaaaattttaaatattttatatgtactaCTCGTACACATTTTAATAtgacacaataaaaataaaatttcaacaaatcgcattgtggaattcaaaatagattACATATTTGCGATTTTAAGTTTCCAAAAGCATTACTTCAGTCAATCGTTTTGCTTTAATTCAATCCAGTTCACTTTGGGAATTTGAGCTGAATTATTGTTGGACGGAGCAAAAATAGAAGAAGGAGCTTCAGAGCAGGATGCTTTTAAAGATGCTTATTTCGTTAAGTGTTCTTTTAACCGTTATAGATTTGACTACCAGTCAGTGGTGCACCAAATTACGAAGAGATAAAGTATATTATAATGAACCTAGAGAGTACATTCAAACTTATTTAACTTCGAATTGGTTAGGACTCACTGTGCAAAGAACCAGATATGCACAGACTTGGGATTACAAAgtaagtatataataaaataattcaatatcaACCGATGAAATATATAATGCGTACGTGAAAAGATCAGTGAAGTAAAATCAGTAATATTTCATCAAATGTAAATTAGAAATGAGTGAAAGACCACTTTATAACTCATAAAATAACTTGTGACGCAACATACACAGTTTATTAGGAGCTTTTTGATGTGATGCTGTGGCATTCAGGCGACTCAGTAAGTAGTAAGATACTGCGGGGCCTCCCACGTCGGTACACGAtcgaaaaatgctaaaaaaatccACATAACACAATACTTTTGCGAGGGAGGTCATAGAGTCTGTTCAAAGCAGACTAACGGCTAGAAAGCcgataaatattgtataaatatacatactatatattcattatatatggtttttcat
Coding sequences within it:
- the LOC126753627 gene encoding tenascin, with the translated sequence MKSHTNYQLFVGLLLLATCATACVVKVPTPKTRVSLVTMRKYPVDVKCTNCTPTQNPLVLRTVKETYTDMEEVCCEGYVRNAKTGDCLPNCVDCKGGKCVRPDVCLCAEGYNNLKNSTVCEPECSEPCINGQCVEPEKCDCNKGYNFINGSATECETRCLTDCTNGRCDASYKCTCNFGYERNELLGVCTPICEEPCENGVCKAPNECHCLSGYELRLGTLGKCEPVCPGGCPNGYCIAPNVCKCQEGSYNLIGLACVPNCMDKCVNAHCTAPNQCTCLEGYIYRNDSRTVCEPTCARGCLNGFCNEPGRCECHQGYTQVETHVCQPNCAKDCINGHCSAPDTCTCNEGYILKNGSLTECEPHCPRGCKNGECVSPGVCSCLPGYQSLLFYLCIPVCKHSCVHGTCTAPDTCRCFSGYRPNPERSYECEPVCNFDCGHGHCIAPGICQCETGYTKKWLTGRCEPHCTQKCINSICAAGGVCRCYEGFRLRKGSNNICDPICLPQCINSNCVEPDMCECWSGYSETRHHNYCVAHCRPSCENGKCVAPNKCQCSDGYRVTNASEPHRCQAICKDTCINAECLRPDECVCLEGYKFLNGSRTECAPRCEQDCGHGRCIGPNACSCDLGYRLKLSNDTDLPVCVAYCNEWNCLNGKCDVNGICQCIEGMVYNERRGACVSGLGALEEHIALSGVSVSRWTIGTMAFLLIALCGLALILVHREYARRRFREKHGVRLIENPTFGIVMPGAGEEDGLNVQDGEES